Proteins from one Ovis aries strain OAR_USU_Benz2616 breed Rambouillet chromosome 12, ARS-UI_Ramb_v3.0, whole genome shotgun sequence genomic window:
- the DVL1 gene encoding segment polarity protein dishevelled homolog DVL-1 isoform X3 has product MAETKIIYHMDEEETPYLVKLPVAPERVTLADFKNVLSNRPVHAYKFFFKSMDQDFGVVKEEISDDNAKLPCFNGRVVSWLVLAEGAHSDAGSQGTDGHTDLPPPLERTGGIGDSRPPSFHPNVAGSRDGMDNETGTESLVSHRRERARRRNREEARTNGHPRGDRRRDLGLPPDSASTVLSSELESSSFIDSDEDDNTSRLSSSTEQSTSSRLIRKHKRRRRKQRLRQTDRASSFSSITDSTMSLNIITVTLNMERHHFLGISIVGQSNDRGDGGIYIGSIMKGGAVAADGRIEPGDMLLQVNDVNFENMSNDDAVRVLREIVSQTGPISLTVAKCWDPTPRSYFTIPRADPVRPIDPAAWLSHTAALTGALPRYGTSPCSSAVTRTSSSSLTSSVPGAPQLEEAPLTVKSDMGAVVRVMQLPDSGLEIRDRMWLKITIANAVIGADVVDWLYAHLEGFRERREARKYASSMLKRGFLRHTVNKVTFSEQCYYVFGDLCSSEWGCGAKSQTGRPPSPPLPALPLPSPLADLAALNLNSGSSGASDQDTLAPLPHPAAPWPLGQGYPYQYPGPPPCFPPAYQDPGFGYGSGSAGSQQSEGSKSSGSTRSAGGSSRRALGREKESRSAGAGGSGSESDHTAPSGAGGSGWRERPPSQLSRGSSPRSQASAAAPGLPPLHPLTKAYSVVGGPPGGPPVRELASVPPELTGSRQSFQKAMGNPCEFFVDIM; this is encoded by the exons GGTTGTAAAGGAGGAGATTTCTGATGATAATGCCAAGCTGCCCTGCTTCAACGGCCGTGTGGTCTCCTGG CTGGTCCTGGCTGAGGGTGCGCACTCGGATGCAGGGTCTCAGGGCACTGATGGACACACAGACCTGCCCCCGCCTCTTGAGCGGACAGGCGGCATCGGGGACTCCCGGCCTCCCTCCTTCCA CCCGAATGTGGCCGGCAGCCGCGACGGGATGGATAACGAGACTGGCACGGAGTCACTGGTCAGCCACCGGCGGGAGCGAGCCCGACGCCGGAACCGTGAAGAGG CCCGGACCAATGGGCACCCAAGGGGGGACCGGCGGCGGGACCTGGGGCTGCCCCCTGACAGTGCGTCCACCGTGCTGAGCAGTGAACTTGAGTCCAGCAGCTTCATCGACTCGGATGAAGATGACAACACAAGCCg GCTGAGTAGCTCCACGGAGCAGAGCACCTCCTCCAGGCTCATCCGGAAACACAAGCGCCGGCGGCGGAAACAGCGCCTGCGGCAGACAGACCGG GCTTCCTCTTTCAGCAGCATCACGGACTCCACCATGTCCCTCAACATCATCACCGTCACACTCAACATGG AGAGGCACCACTTCCTGGGCATCAGCATCGTGGGCCAGAGCAATGACCGGGGCGACGGTGGCATCTACATCGGCTCCATCATGAAGGGTGGGGCTGTTGCTGCTGATGGCCGCATCGAGCCGGGCGACATGCTGCTGCAG GTGAACGACGTCAACTTTGAGAACATGAGCAACGATGATGCTGTGCGGGTCCTGCGGGAGATCGTGTCCCAGACGGG GCCCATCAGCCTCACGGTGGCCAAGTGCTGGGACCCAACGCCCCGCAGCTACTTCACCATCCCGAGGG CGGATCCAGTTCGGCCCATCGACCCAGCTGCCTGGCTGTCCCACACGGCAGCGTTGACGGGAGCCCTGCCCCGCTATGGTACGAGCCCCTGCTCCAGCGCCGTCACGCGCACCAGCTCCTCCTCACTAACCAGCTCTGTGCCTGGCGCTCCGC AGCTGGAGGAGGCACCGCTGACGGTGAAGAGCGACATGGGTGCTGTCGTCCGGGTCATGCAGCTGCCGGACTCAGGCCTGGAGATCCGGGACCGCATGTGGCTCAAGATCACCATCGCCAATGCCGTCATTG GGGCAGATGTGGTGGACTGGCTGTACGCGCACCTGGAGGGCTTCCGTGAGCGGCGGGAGGCGCGCAAGTACGCCAGCAGCATGCTGAAGCGTGGCTTCCTGCGGCATACAGTCAACAAGGTCACCTTCTCAGAGCAGTGCTACTACGTCTTCGGGGACCTGTGCAGCAGTGAGTGGGGCTGCGGAGCGAAGTCCCAGACGGGAAGGCCGCCCTCCCCACCCTTACCCGCACTCCCTTTGCCCTCCCCTCTCGCAGATCTTGCTGCCCTGAACCTCAACAGCGGCTCCAGTGGGGCCTCTGATCAGGACACGCTGGCCCCACTGCCCCACCCAGCTGCCCCCTGGCCCCTGGGTCAGGGCTACCCCTACCAGTACCCAGGGCCCCCGCCCTGCTTCCCGCCCGCATACCAGGACCCTGGCTTCGGCTACGGCAGCGGCAGTGCCGGGAGTCAGCAGAGTGAAG GAAGCAAAAGCAGTGGGTCCACCCGGAGTGCTGGCGGGAGCAGCCGTCGGGCCCTGGGCCGCGAGAAGGAGAGCCGGTCAGCTGGAGCTGGGGGCAGTGGCAGCGAGTCAGACCACACGGCACCAAGCGGGGCGGGTGGCAGTGGCTGGCGGGAGCGTCCGCCTAGCCAGCTCAGCCGTGGCAGCAGCCCGCGCAGCCAGGCCTCAGCCGCCGCCCCAGGGCTCCCCCCACTGCACCCACTGACAAAGGCCTACTCAGTGGTGGGTGGGCCACCTGGGGGGCCACCTGTCCGGGAGCTGGCCTCTGTCCCACCAGAGCTGACGGGCAGCCGCCAGTCCTTCCAGAAGGCCATGGGGAACCCCTGTGAGTTCTTCGTGGATATCATGTGA
- the DVL1 gene encoding segment polarity protein dishevelled homolog DVL-1 isoform X1: MAETKIIYHMDEEETPYLVKLPVAPERVTLADFKNVLSNRPVHAYKFFFKSMDQDFGVVKEEISDDNAKLPCFNGRVVSWLVLAEGAHSDAGSQGTDGHTDLPPPLERTGGIGDSRPPSFHPALLGTARMWPAAATGWITRLARSHWSATGGSEPDAGTVKRGIPWPGPLPAVPTAARTNGHPRGDRRRDLGLPPDSASTVLSSELESSSFIDSDEDDNTSRLSSSTEQSTSSRLIRKHKRRRRKQRLRQTDRASSFSSITDSTMSLNIITVTLNMERHHFLGISIVGQSNDRGDGGIYIGSIMKGGAVAADGRIEPGDMLLQVNDVNFENMSNDDAVRVLREIVSQTGPISLTVAKCWDPTPRSYFTIPRADPVRPIDPAAWLSHTAALTGALPRYGTSPCSSAVTRTSSSSLTSSVPGAPQLEEAPLTVKSDMGAVVRVMQLPDSGLEIRDRMWLKITIANAVIGADVVDWLYAHLEGFRERREARKYASSMLKRGFLRHTVNKVTFSEQCYYVFGDLCSSEWGCGAKSQTGRPPSPPLPALPLPSPLADLAALNLNSGSSGASDQDTLAPLPHPAAPWPLGQGYPYQYPGPPPCFPPAYQDPGFGYGSGSAGSQQSEGSKSSGSTRSAGGSSRRALGREKESRSAGAGGSGSESDHTAPSGAGGSGWRERPPSQLSRGSSPRSQASAAAPGLPPLHPLTKAYSVVGGPPGGPPVRELASVPPELTGSRQSFQKAMGNPCEFFVDIM, translated from the exons GGTTGTAAAGGAGGAGATTTCTGATGATAATGCCAAGCTGCCCTGCTTCAACGGCCGTGTGGTCTCCTGG CTGGTCCTGGCTGAGGGTGCGCACTCGGATGCAGGGTCTCAGGGCACTGATGGACACACAGACCTGCCCCCGCCTCTTGAGCGGACAGGCGGCATCGGGGACTCCCGGCCTCCCTCCTTCCA cccagccctcctcGGCACAGCCCGAATGTGGCCGGCAGCCGCGACGGGATGGATAACGAGACTGGCACGGAGTCACTGGTCAGCCACCGGCGGGAGCGAGCCCGACGCCGGAACCGTGAAGAGG GGGATCCCATGGCCAGGCCCCCTCCCTGCTGTCCCCACAGCAGCCCGGACCAATGGGCACCCAAGGGGGGACCGGCGGCGGGACCTGGGGCTGCCCCCTGACAGTGCGTCCACCGTGCTGAGCAGTGAACTTGAGTCCAGCAGCTTCATCGACTCGGATGAAGATGACAACACAAGCCg GCTGAGTAGCTCCACGGAGCAGAGCACCTCCTCCAGGCTCATCCGGAAACACAAGCGCCGGCGGCGGAAACAGCGCCTGCGGCAGACAGACCGG GCTTCCTCTTTCAGCAGCATCACGGACTCCACCATGTCCCTCAACATCATCACCGTCACACTCAACATGG AGAGGCACCACTTCCTGGGCATCAGCATCGTGGGCCAGAGCAATGACCGGGGCGACGGTGGCATCTACATCGGCTCCATCATGAAGGGTGGGGCTGTTGCTGCTGATGGCCGCATCGAGCCGGGCGACATGCTGCTGCAG GTGAACGACGTCAACTTTGAGAACATGAGCAACGATGATGCTGTGCGGGTCCTGCGGGAGATCGTGTCCCAGACGGG GCCCATCAGCCTCACGGTGGCCAAGTGCTGGGACCCAACGCCCCGCAGCTACTTCACCATCCCGAGGG CGGATCCAGTTCGGCCCATCGACCCAGCTGCCTGGCTGTCCCACACGGCAGCGTTGACGGGAGCCCTGCCCCGCTATGGTACGAGCCCCTGCTCCAGCGCCGTCACGCGCACCAGCTCCTCCTCACTAACCAGCTCTGTGCCTGGCGCTCCGC AGCTGGAGGAGGCACCGCTGACGGTGAAGAGCGACATGGGTGCTGTCGTCCGGGTCATGCAGCTGCCGGACTCAGGCCTGGAGATCCGGGACCGCATGTGGCTCAAGATCACCATCGCCAATGCCGTCATTG GGGCAGATGTGGTGGACTGGCTGTACGCGCACCTGGAGGGCTTCCGTGAGCGGCGGGAGGCGCGCAAGTACGCCAGCAGCATGCTGAAGCGTGGCTTCCTGCGGCATACAGTCAACAAGGTCACCTTCTCAGAGCAGTGCTACTACGTCTTCGGGGACCTGTGCAGCAGTGAGTGGGGCTGCGGAGCGAAGTCCCAGACGGGAAGGCCGCCCTCCCCACCCTTACCCGCACTCCCTTTGCCCTCCCCTCTCGCAGATCTTGCTGCCCTGAACCTCAACAGCGGCTCCAGTGGGGCCTCTGATCAGGACACGCTGGCCCCACTGCCCCACCCAGCTGCCCCCTGGCCCCTGGGTCAGGGCTACCCCTACCAGTACCCAGGGCCCCCGCCCTGCTTCCCGCCCGCATACCAGGACCCTGGCTTCGGCTACGGCAGCGGCAGTGCCGGGAGTCAGCAGAGTGAAG GAAGCAAAAGCAGTGGGTCCACCCGGAGTGCTGGCGGGAGCAGCCGTCGGGCCCTGGGCCGCGAGAAGGAGAGCCGGTCAGCTGGAGCTGGGGGCAGTGGCAGCGAGTCAGACCACACGGCACCAAGCGGGGCGGGTGGCAGTGGCTGGCGGGAGCGTCCGCCTAGCCAGCTCAGCCGTGGCAGCAGCCCGCGCAGCCAGGCCTCAGCCGCCGCCCCAGGGCTCCCCCCACTGCACCCACTGACAAAGGCCTACTCAGTGGTGGGTGGGCCACCTGGGGGGCCACCTGTCCGGGAGCTGGCCTCTGTCCCACCAGAGCTGACGGGCAGCCGCCAGTCCTTCCAGAAGGCCATGGGGAACCCCTGTGAGTTCTTCGTGGATATCATGTGA
- the DVL1 gene encoding segment polarity protein dishevelled homolog DVL-1 isoform X9, translating to MAETKIIYHMDEEETPYLVKLPVAPERVTLADFKNVLSNRPVHAYKFFFKSMDQDFGVVKEEISDDNAKLPCFNGRVVSWLVLAEGAHSDAGSQGTDGHTDLPPPLERTGGIGDSRPPSFHPALLGTARMWPAAATGWITRLARSHWSATGGSEPDAGTVKRGIPWPGPLPAVPTAARTNGHPRGDRRRDLGLPPDSASTVLSSELESSSFIDSDEDDNTSRLSSSTEQSTSSRLIRKHKRRRRKQRLRQTDRASSFSSITDSTMSLNIITVTLNMERHHFLGISIVGQSNDRGDGGIYIGSIMKGGAVAADGRIEPGDMLLQVNDVNFENMSNDDAVRVLREIVSQTGPISLTVAKCWDPTPRSYFTIPRADPVRPIDPAAWLSHTAALTGALPRYELEEAPLTVKSDMGAVVRVMQLPDSGLEIRDRMWLKITIANAVIGADVVDWLYAHLEGFRERREARKYASSMLKRGFLRHTVNKVTFSEQCYYVFGDLCSNLAALNLNSGSSGASDQDTLAPLPHPAAPWPLGQGYPYQYPGPPPCFPPAYQDPGFGYGSGSAGSQQSEGSKSSGSTRSAGGSSRRALGREKESRSAGAGGSGSESDHTAPSGAGGSGWRERPPSQLSRGSSPRSQASAAAPGLPPLHPLTKAYSVVGGPPGGPPVRELASVPPELTGSRQSFQKAMGNPCEFFVDIM from the exons GGTTGTAAAGGAGGAGATTTCTGATGATAATGCCAAGCTGCCCTGCTTCAACGGCCGTGTGGTCTCCTGG CTGGTCCTGGCTGAGGGTGCGCACTCGGATGCAGGGTCTCAGGGCACTGATGGACACACAGACCTGCCCCCGCCTCTTGAGCGGACAGGCGGCATCGGGGACTCCCGGCCTCCCTCCTTCCA cccagccctcctcGGCACAGCCCGAATGTGGCCGGCAGCCGCGACGGGATGGATAACGAGACTGGCACGGAGTCACTGGTCAGCCACCGGCGGGAGCGAGCCCGACGCCGGAACCGTGAAGAGG GGGATCCCATGGCCAGGCCCCCTCCCTGCTGTCCCCACAGCAGCCCGGACCAATGGGCACCCAAGGGGGGACCGGCGGCGGGACCTGGGGCTGCCCCCTGACAGTGCGTCCACCGTGCTGAGCAGTGAACTTGAGTCCAGCAGCTTCATCGACTCGGATGAAGATGACAACACAAGCCg GCTGAGTAGCTCCACGGAGCAGAGCACCTCCTCCAGGCTCATCCGGAAACACAAGCGCCGGCGGCGGAAACAGCGCCTGCGGCAGACAGACCGG GCTTCCTCTTTCAGCAGCATCACGGACTCCACCATGTCCCTCAACATCATCACCGTCACACTCAACATGG AGAGGCACCACTTCCTGGGCATCAGCATCGTGGGCCAGAGCAATGACCGGGGCGACGGTGGCATCTACATCGGCTCCATCATGAAGGGTGGGGCTGTTGCTGCTGATGGCCGCATCGAGCCGGGCGACATGCTGCTGCAG GTGAACGACGTCAACTTTGAGAACATGAGCAACGATGATGCTGTGCGGGTCCTGCGGGAGATCGTGTCCCAGACGGG GCCCATCAGCCTCACGGTGGCCAAGTGCTGGGACCCAACGCCCCGCAGCTACTTCACCATCCCGAGGG CGGATCCAGTTCGGCCCATCGACCCAGCTGCCTGGCTGTCCCACACGGCAGCGTTGACGGGAGCCCTGCCCCGCTATG AGCTGGAGGAGGCACCGCTGACGGTGAAGAGCGACATGGGTGCTGTCGTCCGGGTCATGCAGCTGCCGGACTCAGGCCTGGAGATCCGGGACCGCATGTGGCTCAAGATCACCATCGCCAATGCCGTCATTG GGGCAGATGTGGTGGACTGGCTGTACGCGCACCTGGAGGGCTTCCGTGAGCGGCGGGAGGCGCGCAAGTACGCCAGCAGCATGCTGAAGCGTGGCTTCCTGCGGCATACAGTCAACAAGGTCACCTTCTCAGAGCAGTGCTACTACGTCTTCGGGGACCTGTGCAGCA ATCTTGCTGCCCTGAACCTCAACAGCGGCTCCAGTGGGGCCTCTGATCAGGACACGCTGGCCCCACTGCCCCACCCAGCTGCCCCCTGGCCCCTGGGTCAGGGCTACCCCTACCAGTACCCAGGGCCCCCGCCCTGCTTCCCGCCCGCATACCAGGACCCTGGCTTCGGCTACGGCAGCGGCAGTGCCGGGAGTCAGCAGAGTGAAG GAAGCAAAAGCAGTGGGTCCACCCGGAGTGCTGGCGGGAGCAGCCGTCGGGCCCTGGGCCGCGAGAAGGAGAGCCGGTCAGCTGGAGCTGGGGGCAGTGGCAGCGAGTCAGACCACACGGCACCAAGCGGGGCGGGTGGCAGTGGCTGGCGGGAGCGTCCGCCTAGCCAGCTCAGCCGTGGCAGCAGCCCGCGCAGCCAGGCCTCAGCCGCCGCCCCAGGGCTCCCCCCACTGCACCCACTGACAAAGGCCTACTCAGTGGTGGGTGGGCCACCTGGGGGGCCACCTGTCCGGGAGCTGGCCTCTGTCCCACCAGAGCTGACGGGCAGCCGCCAGTCCTTCCAGAAGGCCATGGGGAACCCCTGTGAGTTCTTCGTGGATATCATGTGA
- the DVL1 gene encoding segment polarity protein dishevelled homolog DVL-1 isoform X4, protein MAETKIIYHMDEEETPYLVKLPVAPERVTLADFKNVLSNRPVHAYKFFFKSMDQDFGVVKEEISDDNAKLPCFNGRVVSWLVLAEGAHSDAGSQGTDGHTDLPPPLERTGGIGDSRPPSFHPALLGTARMWPAAATGWITRLARSHWSATGGSEPDAGTVKRGIPWPGPLPAVPTAARTNGHPRGDRRRDLGLPPDSASTVLSSELESSSFIDSDEDDNTSRLSSSTEQSTSSRLIRKHKRRRRKQRLRQTDRASSFSSITDSTMSLNIITVTLNMERHHFLGISIVGQSNDRGDGGIYIGSIMKGGAVAADGRIEPGDMLLQVNDVNFENMSNDDAVRVLREIVSQTGPISLTVAKCWDPTPRSYFTIPRADPVRPIDPAAWLSHTAALTGALPRYELEEAPLTVKSDMGAVVRVMQLPDSGLEIRDRMWLKITIANAVIGADVVDWLYAHLEGFRERREARKYASSMLKRGFLRHTVNKVTFSEQCYYVFGDLCSSEWGCGAKSQTGRPPSPPLPALPLPSPLADLAALNLNSGSSGASDQDTLAPLPHPAAPWPLGQGYPYQYPGPPPCFPPAYQDPGFGYGSGSAGSQQSEGSKSSGSTRSAGGSSRRALGREKESRSAGAGGSGSESDHTAPSGAGGSGWRERPPSQLSRGSSPRSQASAAAPGLPPLHPLTKAYSVVGGPPGGPPVRELASVPPELTGSRQSFQKAMGNPCEFFVDIM, encoded by the exons GGTTGTAAAGGAGGAGATTTCTGATGATAATGCCAAGCTGCCCTGCTTCAACGGCCGTGTGGTCTCCTGG CTGGTCCTGGCTGAGGGTGCGCACTCGGATGCAGGGTCTCAGGGCACTGATGGACACACAGACCTGCCCCCGCCTCTTGAGCGGACAGGCGGCATCGGGGACTCCCGGCCTCCCTCCTTCCA cccagccctcctcGGCACAGCCCGAATGTGGCCGGCAGCCGCGACGGGATGGATAACGAGACTGGCACGGAGTCACTGGTCAGCCACCGGCGGGAGCGAGCCCGACGCCGGAACCGTGAAGAGG GGGATCCCATGGCCAGGCCCCCTCCCTGCTGTCCCCACAGCAGCCCGGACCAATGGGCACCCAAGGGGGGACCGGCGGCGGGACCTGGGGCTGCCCCCTGACAGTGCGTCCACCGTGCTGAGCAGTGAACTTGAGTCCAGCAGCTTCATCGACTCGGATGAAGATGACAACACAAGCCg GCTGAGTAGCTCCACGGAGCAGAGCACCTCCTCCAGGCTCATCCGGAAACACAAGCGCCGGCGGCGGAAACAGCGCCTGCGGCAGACAGACCGG GCTTCCTCTTTCAGCAGCATCACGGACTCCACCATGTCCCTCAACATCATCACCGTCACACTCAACATGG AGAGGCACCACTTCCTGGGCATCAGCATCGTGGGCCAGAGCAATGACCGGGGCGACGGTGGCATCTACATCGGCTCCATCATGAAGGGTGGGGCTGTTGCTGCTGATGGCCGCATCGAGCCGGGCGACATGCTGCTGCAG GTGAACGACGTCAACTTTGAGAACATGAGCAACGATGATGCTGTGCGGGTCCTGCGGGAGATCGTGTCCCAGACGGG GCCCATCAGCCTCACGGTGGCCAAGTGCTGGGACCCAACGCCCCGCAGCTACTTCACCATCCCGAGGG CGGATCCAGTTCGGCCCATCGACCCAGCTGCCTGGCTGTCCCACACGGCAGCGTTGACGGGAGCCCTGCCCCGCTATG AGCTGGAGGAGGCACCGCTGACGGTGAAGAGCGACATGGGTGCTGTCGTCCGGGTCATGCAGCTGCCGGACTCAGGCCTGGAGATCCGGGACCGCATGTGGCTCAAGATCACCATCGCCAATGCCGTCATTG GGGCAGATGTGGTGGACTGGCTGTACGCGCACCTGGAGGGCTTCCGTGAGCGGCGGGAGGCGCGCAAGTACGCCAGCAGCATGCTGAAGCGTGGCTTCCTGCGGCATACAGTCAACAAGGTCACCTTCTCAGAGCAGTGCTACTACGTCTTCGGGGACCTGTGCAGCAGTGAGTGGGGCTGCGGAGCGAAGTCCCAGACGGGAAGGCCGCCCTCCCCACCCTTACCCGCACTCCCTTTGCCCTCCCCTCTCGCAGATCTTGCTGCCCTGAACCTCAACAGCGGCTCCAGTGGGGCCTCTGATCAGGACACGCTGGCCCCACTGCCCCACCCAGCTGCCCCCTGGCCCCTGGGTCAGGGCTACCCCTACCAGTACCCAGGGCCCCCGCCCTGCTTCCCGCCCGCATACCAGGACCCTGGCTTCGGCTACGGCAGCGGCAGTGCCGGGAGTCAGCAGAGTGAAG GAAGCAAAAGCAGTGGGTCCACCCGGAGTGCTGGCGGGAGCAGCCGTCGGGCCCTGGGCCGCGAGAAGGAGAGCCGGTCAGCTGGAGCTGGGGGCAGTGGCAGCGAGTCAGACCACACGGCACCAAGCGGGGCGGGTGGCAGTGGCTGGCGGGAGCGTCCGCCTAGCCAGCTCAGCCGTGGCAGCAGCCCGCGCAGCCAGGCCTCAGCCGCCGCCCCAGGGCTCCCCCCACTGCACCCACTGACAAAGGCCTACTCAGTGGTGGGTGGGCCACCTGGGGGGCCACCTGTCCGGGAGCTGGCCTCTGTCCCACCAGAGCTGACGGGCAGCCGCCAGTCCTTCCAGAAGGCCATGGGGAACCCCTGTGAGTTCTTCGTGGATATCATGTGA
- the DVL1 gene encoding segment polarity protein dishevelled homolog DVL-1 isoform X12 — MAETKIIYHMDEEETPYLVKLPVAPERVTLADFKNVLSNRPVHAYKFFFKSMDQDFGVVKEEISDDNAKLPCFNGRVVSWLVLAEGAHSDAGSQGTDGHTDLPPPLERTGGIGDSRPPSFHPNVAGSRDGMDNETGTESLVSHRRERARRRNREEARTNGHPRGDRRRDLGLPPDSASTVLSSELESSSFIDSDEDDNTSRLSSSTEQSTSSRLIRKHKRRRRKQRLRQTDRASSFSSITDSTMSLNIITVTLNMERHHFLGISIVGQSNDRGDGGIYIGSIMKGGAVAADGRIEPGDMLLQVNDVNFENMSNDDAVRVLREIVSQTGPISLTVAKCWDPTPRSYFTIPRADPVRPIDPAAWLSHTAALTGALPRYELEEAPLTVKSDMGAVVRVMQLPDSGLEIRDRMWLKITIANAVIGADVVDWLYAHLEGFRERREARKYASSMLKRGFLRHTVNKVTFSEQCYYVFGDLCSNLAALNLNSGSSGASDQDTLAPLPHPAAPWPLGQGYPYQYPGPPPCFPPAYQDPGFGYGSGSAGSQQSEGSKSSGSTRSAGGSSRRALGREKESRSAGAGGSGSESDHTAPSGAGGSGWRERPPSQLSRGSSPRSQASAAAPGLPPLHPLTKAYSVVGGPPGGPPVRELASVPPELTGSRQSFQKAMGNPCEFFVDIM; from the exons GGTTGTAAAGGAGGAGATTTCTGATGATAATGCCAAGCTGCCCTGCTTCAACGGCCGTGTGGTCTCCTGG CTGGTCCTGGCTGAGGGTGCGCACTCGGATGCAGGGTCTCAGGGCACTGATGGACACACAGACCTGCCCCCGCCTCTTGAGCGGACAGGCGGCATCGGGGACTCCCGGCCTCCCTCCTTCCA CCCGAATGTGGCCGGCAGCCGCGACGGGATGGATAACGAGACTGGCACGGAGTCACTGGTCAGCCACCGGCGGGAGCGAGCCCGACGCCGGAACCGTGAAGAGG CCCGGACCAATGGGCACCCAAGGGGGGACCGGCGGCGGGACCTGGGGCTGCCCCCTGACAGTGCGTCCACCGTGCTGAGCAGTGAACTTGAGTCCAGCAGCTTCATCGACTCGGATGAAGATGACAACACAAGCCg GCTGAGTAGCTCCACGGAGCAGAGCACCTCCTCCAGGCTCATCCGGAAACACAAGCGCCGGCGGCGGAAACAGCGCCTGCGGCAGACAGACCGG GCTTCCTCTTTCAGCAGCATCACGGACTCCACCATGTCCCTCAACATCATCACCGTCACACTCAACATGG AGAGGCACCACTTCCTGGGCATCAGCATCGTGGGCCAGAGCAATGACCGGGGCGACGGTGGCATCTACATCGGCTCCATCATGAAGGGTGGGGCTGTTGCTGCTGATGGCCGCATCGAGCCGGGCGACATGCTGCTGCAG GTGAACGACGTCAACTTTGAGAACATGAGCAACGATGATGCTGTGCGGGTCCTGCGGGAGATCGTGTCCCAGACGGG GCCCATCAGCCTCACGGTGGCCAAGTGCTGGGACCCAACGCCCCGCAGCTACTTCACCATCCCGAGGG CGGATCCAGTTCGGCCCATCGACCCAGCTGCCTGGCTGTCCCACACGGCAGCGTTGACGGGAGCCCTGCCCCGCTATG AGCTGGAGGAGGCACCGCTGACGGTGAAGAGCGACATGGGTGCTGTCGTCCGGGTCATGCAGCTGCCGGACTCAGGCCTGGAGATCCGGGACCGCATGTGGCTCAAGATCACCATCGCCAATGCCGTCATTG GGGCAGATGTGGTGGACTGGCTGTACGCGCACCTGGAGGGCTTCCGTGAGCGGCGGGAGGCGCGCAAGTACGCCAGCAGCATGCTGAAGCGTGGCTTCCTGCGGCATACAGTCAACAAGGTCACCTTCTCAGAGCAGTGCTACTACGTCTTCGGGGACCTGTGCAGCA ATCTTGCTGCCCTGAACCTCAACAGCGGCTCCAGTGGGGCCTCTGATCAGGACACGCTGGCCCCACTGCCCCACCCAGCTGCCCCCTGGCCCCTGGGTCAGGGCTACCCCTACCAGTACCCAGGGCCCCCGCCCTGCTTCCCGCCCGCATACCAGGACCCTGGCTTCGGCTACGGCAGCGGCAGTGCCGGGAGTCAGCAGAGTGAAG GAAGCAAAAGCAGTGGGTCCACCCGGAGTGCTGGCGGGAGCAGCCGTCGGGCCCTGGGCCGCGAGAAGGAGAGCCGGTCAGCTGGAGCTGGGGGCAGTGGCAGCGAGTCAGACCACACGGCACCAAGCGGGGCGGGTGGCAGTGGCTGGCGGGAGCGTCCGCCTAGCCAGCTCAGCCGTGGCAGCAGCCCGCGCAGCCAGGCCTCAGCCGCCGCCCCAGGGCTCCCCCCACTGCACCCACTGACAAAGGCCTACTCAGTGGTGGGTGGGCCACCTGGGGGGCCACCTGTCCGGGAGCTGGCCTCTGTCCCACCAGAGCTGACGGGCAGCCGCCAGTCCTTCCAGAAGGCCATGGGGAACCCCTGTGAGTTCTTCGTGGATATCATGTGA